In the genome of Pseudarthrobacter sp. IC2-21, one region contains:
- the rpsB gene encoding 30S ribosomal protein S2, with amino-acid sequence MPVVTMRQLLDSGVHFGHQTRRWNPKMKRFIFTERNGIYIIDLQQSLSYIDRAYEFVKATVAHGGTVLFVGTKKQAQEAIAEQATRVGQPYVNQRWLGGMLTNFQTVSKRIQRMKELEEIDFDDVAGSAYTKKELLLLRRELTKLETNLGGIRNLTKAPSVLWIVDTKKEHLAVDEAKKLNIPVVAILDTNCDPDEVDFPIPGNDDAIRSVNLLTRVVADAVAEGLIARNQRATGTTEAPEEPLAEWERELLEGSKTEEAPAAAAPAEEAPAAPAAEEAAPVAEEAPAAAETPAADADK; translated from the coding sequence ATGCCCGTCGTAACTATGCGCCAGCTGCTTGACAGCGGCGTCCACTTTGGACACCAGACCCGCCGTTGGAACCCGAAGATGAAGCGATTCATCTTCACGGAGCGCAACGGCATCTACATCATCGACCTGCAGCAGTCGCTGTCCTACATCGACCGCGCCTACGAGTTCGTCAAGGCCACCGTTGCACACGGCGGCACCGTACTCTTCGTCGGCACCAAGAAGCAGGCCCAGGAAGCAATTGCTGAGCAGGCAACCCGCGTTGGCCAGCCCTACGTGAACCAGCGCTGGCTCGGCGGTATGCTGACCAACTTCCAGACCGTTTCCAAGCGCATCCAGCGCATGAAGGAACTGGAAGAAATCGACTTCGACGACGTCGCCGGTTCCGCGTACACCAAGAAGGAACTGCTGCTCCTTCGCCGTGAACTCACCAAGCTGGAGACCAACCTCGGCGGTATCCGCAACCTGACCAAGGCACCCTCCGTGCTCTGGATCGTGGACACCAAGAAGGAACACCTGGCTGTTGACGAAGCCAAGAAGCTGAACATCCCGGTTGTGGCCATCCTGGACACCAACTGCGATCCTGACGAAGTCGACTTCCCGATCCCGGGCAACGACGACGCCATCCGCTCCGTGAACCTGTTGACCCGCGTTGTCGCGGACGCCGTTGCTGAGGGCCTCATCGCCCGCAACCAGCGTGCAACCGGCACCACCGAAGCTCCGGAAGAGCCGCTGGCTGAGTGGGAGCGCGAGCTCCTCGAAGGCAGCAAGACCGAAGAAGCTCCCGCAGCTGCTGCTCCGGCAGAGGAAGCACCCGCTGCTCCCGCTGCCGAGGAAGCTGCTCCGGTTGCAGAGGAAGCTCCGGCTGCTGCGGAAACGCCCGCCGCCGACGCGGACAAGTAA